CTCGCAAGCCCGGCTCACTCCTCGCGCTCACCAACGTCCTCTCGAAATGCGTACGGCAAGGTAGACGAGGCCACCGGCGAGCCCGCCCAGGCCGGCGACCAGCAGGCTGACAAACCCGATCTCGGTAACCATCCCGGCCATCCTATGCTGGGCCTCATGGCCCGCAATCTCGTCGTCAAGGCCACCGCGGGGGCGGATGCCCCGGAGCGGTGCGCGCAGGCATTCACGGTCGCCGCGACGGCGGTCGCGGCCGGGGTGGACGTGTCGCTCTGGCTGACCGGTGAGTCGACCTGGTTCGCCCTGCCCGGTCGCGCCCAGCAGTTCGAGCTGCCGCACTCCGCTCCGCTGGCCGAGTTGCTGCACGTCATCCTCACCAGTGGCCGGGTGACCGCCTGCACCCAGTGCGCGGCCCGACGGGAGATCGGCCCGGACGACGTACTGCCCGGGGTCCGGATCGCGGGTGCCGCGGTCTTCGTCGAGGAGTCGTTGGCCGAAGGCGCGCAGGCACTGGTCTACTGACCGCCGCCGCGGCGGATCCATCCGAGTGGAGTGCCGATACCGACCCGACATCTCGGACGGCTGCCTACGATTCGGATGTGACCGAGGCGACGGAGAGGTTCTTCGAATCACTGCCGTCGCGCGCCCCTGATGTCCTGGGCGGCCTGGCCGACGGGACCCTGCAGATCGACCTCGGCAGCGACCACCGGACCGAGCACTGGCTGGTCCGGATGCGGCCCGGCTCGGTGCAGATCAGCCGCGAGCGCGGGCCCGCCGACGCCATCTGGTACAGCAGCGCGGCCCTCTTCGACCGACTGATCGCCGGCGAGGCCCAGGGTGTCGCGGCGGTGCTGCGCAACGAGAGCACGTTCAGCGGGAACGTGGTGCTCTTCCTCGCCTTCCGCCGGTTCTTCCCGAACCCGCCCGGCACCCGCGACCCCCGCGAGGCGGCCCGCAAGGCAGCAGGGCGACCGGTGTGAAGGAACTCGTCAGCATTCTGGACGGCAACACCTTCCTGGTCAGCGACCGGCGGGGGGACATCGAGCCGTCCTACGACTTCCCCACCGGGTTGTTCTCCTTCGACACCCGGTTCCTATCCACCTGGATGCTCACCCTGGACGGCGAGCGGCTGCACGCCCTCTCCGTCGACGACAACGAGTCGTACCGCACCAAGTTCTTCCTGGCCCCCGGTGAACCCACGCACTATCTGGACGCGAAGGCATCGGTGATCCGCAGTCGGGCGATCGTGGGCAGCTTCGAGGAGGAGCTGACAGTGCTGAACCACACCGGTGCGGAGGTCGAATTCACCGTCCGAATGGACATCGGAGCCGACTTCGCCGACCTGTTCGAGATCAAACATGCCCGGCCGAAGCAGGGCCGGGCCACGGTCTCGGTCGCGGAGAACGAGCTGCGGCTGACCTACCGGCGGGAGGCATTCCACCGGGAGACACTGGTAAAGAGCACTGCGCCCGCGCAGGTCGACGCGGACGGGATGACGTTCCGGATCCGGATAGCCCGCAACAGCCGGTGGACCACCCGGCTGCACGTCTCCAGCGTCGTCTACGGGGCGCGTGGCGAGGACATCCGGGCCACCCTCCCGTACGGCGGCAGCCGCAGCGCGGACGTCATCCGGGCCGAGCAGCAGGAACTGATCGACCGGGCGCCGAAGCTCGGCTGCGACTGCGAGCCACTGGCCGGGGCGTACCGGCGCAGCCTCAACGACCTGGCGGCTCTGCGCTACGAGTCGATCGCCCTGGGCGTGCGACTGATCGCCGCAGGACTGCCCTGGTTCATGACGCTGTTCGGCCGCGACAGCATCATCACCTCGTTGCAGGTGCTGCCGTTCCTGCCGGAGCTGGTCCCGCCAACCATCCTCATGCTGGCCGGGCTGCAGGGGCACCGGGTGGACGACTTCCGGGACGAGGAGCCCGGGAAGATCCTGCACGAGCTGCGGTACGGGGAGACCGCCGGCTTCGAGGAGCAGCCGCACTCGCCGTACTACGGGTCGGCCGACTCGACGCCACTGTTCATCATCCTGGTCGACGAGTACGAGCGTTGGACGGGTGACGCCGCGCTGGTCCGTCGACTGGAGCCGCAGGTCCGGGCGGCGCTGGAGTGGATCGACACCTACGGCGACCTGCTCGGCACCGGCTACCTCTGGTATCAGACCCGCAACCCGGACAGTGGTCTGCAGAACCAGTGCTGGAAGGACTCCTGGGACGCCAT
The window above is part of the Micromonospora sp. LH3U1 genome. Proteins encoded here:
- the mtfM gene encoding small membrane protein MtfM yields the protein MVTEIGFVSLLVAGLGGLAGGLVYLAVRISRGRW
- a CDS encoding DsrE family protein; the protein is MLGLMARNLVVKATAGADAPERCAQAFTVAATAVAAGVDVSLWLTGESTWFALPGRAQQFELPHSAPLAELLHVILTSGRVTACTQCAARREIGPDDVLPGVRIAGAAVFVEESLAEGAQALVY
- a CDS encoding SCP2 sterol-binding domain-containing protein; translation: MTEATERFFESLPSRAPDVLGGLADGTLQIDLGSDHRTEHWLVRMRPGSVQISRERGPADAIWYSSAALFDRLIAGEAQGVAAVLRNESTFSGNVVLFLAFRRFFPNPPGTRDPREAARKAAGRPV
- a CDS encoding amylo-alpha-1,6-glucosidase, producing the protein MKELVSILDGNTFLVSDRRGDIEPSYDFPTGLFSFDTRFLSTWMLTLDGERLHALSVDDNESYRTKFFLAPGEPTHYLDAKASVIRSRAIVGSFEEELTVLNHTGAEVEFTVRMDIGADFADLFEIKHARPKQGRATVSVAENELRLTYRREAFHRETLVKSTAPAQVDADGMTFRIRIARNSRWTTRLHVSSVVYGARGEDIRATLPYGGSRSADVIRAEQQELIDRAPKLGCDCEPLAGAYRRSLNDLAALRYESIALGVRLIAAGLPWFMTLFGRDSIITSLQVLPFLPELVPPTILMLAGLQGHRVDDFRDEEPGKILHELRYGETAGFEEQPHSPYYGSADSTPLFIILVDEYERWTGDAALVRRLEPQVRAALEWIDTYGDLLGTGYLWYQTRNPDSGLQNQCWKDSWDAISYADGEMPGFPRATCELQGYAYDAKIRAARLARTFWNDPEYADRLEREAADLKRRFDRDFWIADRGYYALALDADGRQVDALTSNIGHLLWSGIVDESRAGKVVEHLLGPRLFSGWGVRTLAENEGRYNPIGYHVGTVWPFDNSIIAWGLWRYGFRDEAGLICDTMLAASRYFGGQLPEAFAGYARDLTDYPVEYPTACSPQAWSTGTPLLLLRVMLGLEPQGEHLIIDPAVPPGMGRVELLDIPGRWGMVDALGRSRDPEDQPSGG